In Phreatobacter oligotrophus, one DNA window encodes the following:
- a CDS encoding methyl-accepting chemotaxis protein: MNILSRIKILPKILFLIGLLSAVSITIAYVGSTSLHSLNDATDVMERSANQALIAARMNRVVALLNRNEYAIAADPRPESVARLKQQIAETMRAYVELRERLGRNLPAEFRGRLAQVDEAMRAYQAELDDTFVQAAKVRRFDVSEDLANLQKSVESSRVVADRLGNDMRTFAEALDSNVAAVSAQATAEYKSSSFIINMVAGIGIAVGLGIGVLIGHVGIASPIRRIVATLQALAAGNYATPVEGGDRKDEVGDVARAAVVFRENGLAKQRMEEEQRAAEQRAAEEKRRSMNELADQFDRAVGGIVGSVSSAATELEAAARTLTSTAEETSIQTSAVASASEQMANNVQTVASATEEMSISAREIATQVAKSSEIAEKAVHEAGETGRKMQELSTTTQSIGAIVSLIDAIAAQTNLLALNATIEAARAGEAGKGFAVVASEVKQLAEQTSKATAQIGAQITQIQDATGGAAAAINGISETIRQMSAISASIAAAMEEQTSATGEIARNVQQASAGTAEVSSNIEGVNQSASSTGAAASQVLASAGELSRNSERLQQELQTFLATVRAA, from the coding sequence ATGAATATCCTGTCACGTATCAAGATTCTTCCGAAAATCCTTTTCCTGATCGGCCTGCTATCAGCCGTCTCTATCACCATTGCCTATGTGGGATCGACGTCCCTCCATTCGCTCAACGACGCGACCGACGTCATGGAGCGTTCGGCCAACCAGGCGCTCATCGCCGCCCGGATGAACCGGGTCGTCGCGCTGCTCAACCGCAACGAATATGCGATCGCCGCGGACCCGCGCCCGGAAAGCGTGGCGCGGCTGAAGCAGCAGATCGCCGAGACCATGCGCGCCTATGTCGAGCTGCGCGAGAGGCTCGGCCGCAACCTGCCGGCCGAGTTCCGCGGCCGCCTCGCCCAGGTGGACGAGGCGATGCGCGCCTATCAGGCCGAGCTCGACGATACCTTCGTGCAGGCCGCCAAGGTCCGTCGCTTCGACGTGTCTGAGGATCTCGCCAACCTGCAGAAGTCGGTCGAAAGCAGCCGTGTCGTCGCCGACCGGCTCGGCAACGACATGCGGACCTTCGCCGAGGCCCTCGACTCCAATGTCGCGGCGGTCTCCGCCCAGGCGACGGCGGAGTACAAGTCCAGCTCCTTCATCATCAACATGGTTGCGGGCATCGGCATCGCGGTGGGCCTCGGCATCGGCGTGCTCATCGGCCATGTCGGCATCGCTTCGCCGATCCGCCGGATCGTCGCCACGCTTCAGGCCCTGGCGGCCGGCAACTACGCGACCCCTGTCGAAGGTGGCGATCGCAAGGACGAGGTGGGTGATGTCGCCCGCGCCGCCGTGGTCTTCCGCGAGAACGGCCTGGCGAAGCAGCGCATGGAGGAGGAGCAGAGGGCGGCCGAGCAGCGCGCTGCCGAGGAGAAGCGCCGCAGCATGAACGAGCTGGCCGACCAGTTCGATCGCGCCGTCGGCGGGATCGTCGGCTCGGTCTCCTCCGCCGCTACCGAGCTGGAGGCTGCGGCCCGCACCCTGACCTCCACCGCCGAGGAAACCTCGATCCAGACCTCGGCCGTTGCTTCGGCCTCCGAGCAGATGGCCAACAACGTCCAGACCGTCGCCTCGGCGACGGAGGAGATGTCGATCTCCGCTCGGGAGATCGCGACGCAGGTCGCCAAGTCCTCCGAGATCGCCGAGAAGGCGGTTCACGAGGCGGGCGAGACCGGCCGCAAGATGCAGGAGCTCTCGACGACGACCCAGTCGATCGGCGCCATCGTCAGCCTGATCGACGCCATCGCGGCGCAGACCAACCTGCTGGCGCTCAACGCCACGATCGAGGCGGCGCGGGCCGGCGAGGCCGGCAAGGGCTTCGCGGTCGTCGCCTCCGAGGTCAAGCAGCTGGCCGAGCAGACCAGCAAGGCCACGGCCCAGATCGGCGCCCAGATCACCCAGATCCAGGATGCCACCGGCGGCGCCGCTGCGGCCATCAACGGCATCAGCGAGACCATCCGCCAGATGAGCGCCATCTCGGCCTCCATCGCGGCGGCCATGGAGGAGCAGACCTCGGCCACCGGCGAGATCGCCCGCAACGTGCAGCAGGCTTCGGCCGGCACGGCGGAGGTCTCCTCGAACATCGAAGGCGTGAACCAGTCGGCGTCCTCGACCGGCGCTGCGGCGAGCCAGGTGCTGGCCTCGGCGGGTGAGCTGTCGCGCAATTCGGAGCGGCTGCAGCAGGAGCTGCAGACCTTCCTCGCGACGGTGCGCGCGGCCTGA
- a CDS encoding polysaccharide deacetylase family protein produces the protein MTLPRDRAPYSAIVDRPPLKLPGKARVVLWTIVNLEVWDISRPMARQVLPAPTGQVLLPDVPNWSWHEYGMRVGVWRFFDLYRRLGIRPTLSINARVCEDYERVAAEARDAGWEFMGHAYEQMPIHKVEDQRGMIHRSMDILERFTGKRPIGWLGPGLTQTLETPDLLTEAGVKYIGDWVWDDEPSVIETANGPLTTLPYTVELNDIPTMIVQHHESPYWAQRCRDSLDRLHAEGAERAKIMAVAIHPYISGQPHRIRYLEEVYEYARSLGDVVFWNGEEIHDWYQGVRAGG, from the coding sequence ATGACCCTTCCCCGCGACCGCGCTCCCTATTCCGCCATCGTCGACCGGCCGCCGCTGAAGCTGCCGGGCAAGGCGCGCGTGGTCCTGTGGACCATCGTCAATCTCGAGGTCTGGGACATTTCCCGCCCCATGGCCCGCCAGGTGCTGCCCGCGCCGACGGGGCAGGTCCTGCTGCCGGACGTGCCGAATTGGAGCTGGCACGAATACGGGATGCGGGTCGGCGTCTGGCGCTTCTTCGACCTCTATCGCCGGCTGGGCATCCGCCCCACTCTCTCGATCAATGCCCGCGTCTGCGAGGACTACGAGCGGGTGGCGGCGGAGGCGCGCGATGCCGGCTGGGAGTTCATGGGCCACGCCTATGAGCAGATGCCGATCCACAAGGTCGAGGACCAGCGTGGCATGATCCACCGCTCCATGGACATCCTCGAGCGCTTCACCGGCAAGCGCCCGATCGGCTGGCTCGGACCTGGCCTGACGCAGACGCTGGAGACGCCCGATCTCCTGACCGAGGCCGGGGTCAAATATATCGGCGACTGGGTCTGGGACGACGAGCCCTCGGTCATCGAGACGGCCAACGGCCCGCTGACCACGCTGCCCTACACGGTCGAGCTCAACGACATTCCGACCATGATCGTGCAGCACCACGAGAGCCCCTACTGGGCGCAGCGCTGCCGCGACAGCCTGGACCGGCTCCATGCCGAGGGCGCCGAGCGGGCCAAGATCATGGCGGTGGCGATCCACCCCTACATTTCCGGCCAGCCGCACCGCATCCGGTACCTCGAGGAGGTCTACGAGTACGCGCGCTCGCTCGGCGACGTGGTCTTCTGGAACGGCGAGGAGATCCACGACTGGTACCAGGGCGTCCGGGCCGGCGGCTGA
- a CDS encoding class I adenylate-forming enzyme family protein, with amino-acid sequence MSWRDTSPPPLRREAHFGDRVVSCFADRPASLFALLEEAVARRPGGEAIVCGDVRWTYADLDAAVGRMAAGFAGVGVTAGDRVGLLVGNRPDFVTALFALARLGAVAVPMGLRLQAPEIAHILADCGARLLVHEAEMADRLPADSSLPAPVRRLTVGGEGGERLADLVAKAADLPLPPVAAVNEEDLAVILYTSGTTGRPKGAMLTHLGIVHSSLVYEHCMGLTAADRSLAAVPLSHVTGLIANITATIRAAATLIIMPAFKAADFLVLAARERMTQSVLVPAMYNLCLLQPDFDSHDLSAWRIGGYGGAPMPTPTIERLAARCPGLALMNAYGATETTSPTTIMPPRYTATHGYSVGMAAPGVEIIVVDDHGRELPAGEVGEIWIAGPHVVKGYWGNPQATAEGFTAGFWHSGDLGCIDADGFVQVLDRKKDMINRGGYKIFTAEVETVLVACPGVIECAVVAVPCPVLGERVHAVVVTDASEPAAETIRAWCAARLSDYKVPETLTLTTDPLPRNANGKVMKRVLREGLRPVA; translated from the coding sequence ATGAGCTGGCGCGACACCTCTCCGCCGCCCCTCCGACGCGAGGCCCATTTCGGCGATCGCGTGGTCTCCTGCTTCGCCGACCGTCCGGCGAGCCTCTTCGCGCTGCTGGAGGAGGCTGTTGCCCGCCGGCCTGGCGGCGAGGCGATCGTCTGCGGTGACGTCCGCTGGACCTATGCCGATCTCGATGCGGCCGTCGGCCGGATGGCGGCGGGTTTTGCGGGCGTGGGGGTCACTGCCGGCGACCGGGTCGGGCTCCTCGTCGGCAACCGGCCGGATTTCGTCACCGCGCTTTTCGCCCTCGCACGCCTTGGCGCCGTGGCGGTCCCCATGGGCCTGCGTCTCCAGGCGCCGGAGATTGCCCATATCCTAGCCGATTGCGGCGCGCGGCTCCTCGTCCACGAGGCCGAGATGGCGGACAGGCTGCCCGCGGACAGTTCTCTCCCCGCCCCGGTGCGCCGTCTCACAGTGGGCGGCGAGGGCGGCGAGCGCCTCGCCGATCTGGTGGCGAAGGCGGCGGACCTCCCCCTACCGCCCGTTGCCGCGGTGAATGAGGAGGATCTTGCGGTGATCCTCTACACCTCCGGCACGACGGGACGGCCGAAGGGCGCCATGCTCACCCATCTCGGCATCGTCCATTCCTCGCTGGTCTATGAGCATTGCATGGGGCTGACGGCGGCGGACCGCTCGCTGGCCGCTGTGCCGCTCAGCCATGTCACCGGGCTCATCGCCAACATCACCGCGACGATCCGGGCGGCGGCGACGCTCATCATCATGCCGGCCTTCAAGGCGGCGGATTTCCTCGTTCTCGCCGCTCGGGAGCGCATGACCCAGTCGGTGCTCGTGCCGGCCATGTACAATCTTTGCCTCTTGCAGCCCGATTTCGACAGCCACGACCTCTCGGCCTGGCGGATCGGCGGCTATGGCGGCGCGCCCATGCCGACGCCGACCATCGAGCGGCTCGCCGCCCGCTGCCCGGGTCTCGCACTGATGAACGCCTATGGCGCCACCGAGACCACCTCGCCGACGACGATCATGCCGCCGCGCTATACGGCGACCCATGGCTACAGCGTCGGGATGGCCGCACCGGGCGTCGAGATCATCGTGGTCGACGATCACGGCCGCGAATTGCCGGCCGGGGAGGTCGGCGAGATCTGGATCGCGGGCCCTCATGTGGTGAAGGGCTACTGGGGCAATCCGCAGGCGACGGCCGAGGGCTTCACGGCCGGCTTCTGGCATTCCGGCGATCTCGGCTGCATCGATGCTGACGGCTTCGTCCAGGTGCTCGACCGCAAGAAGGACATGATCAATCGCGGCGGCTACAAGATCTTCACCGCGGAAGTCGAGACGGTGCTCGTCGCCTGCCCCGGCGTGATCGAATGCGCCGTTGTCGCGGTGCCCTGTCCGGTGCTCGGCGAGCGCGTCCATGCGGTGGTCGTCACCGATGCGAGTGAGCCCGCTGCGGAGACGATCCGCGCCTGGTGCGCGGCGCGGCTGTCCGACTACAAGGTGCCGGAGACGCTGACGCTGACCACCGATCCGTTGCCGCGCAACGCCAATGGCAAGGTGATGAAGCGCGTGCTGCGCGAAGGGCTGAGGCCCGTCGCCTGA